One genomic segment of Centroberyx gerrardi isolate f3 chromosome 4, fCenGer3.hap1.cur.20231027, whole genome shotgun sequence includes these proteins:
- the LOC139909532 gene encoding cytochrome c oxidase subunit 5A, mitochondrial-like: MFRAAVRLSVSGVRSLTHARPGCQAPLVSRCYSHGKQETDEEFDARWITYFNKQDIDAWELRKGMNTLIGYDLVPEPKILAAALRACRRLDDLASAIRILEAVKDKAGPHKEIYPYLIQELRPTLDELGISTPEELGIDKL, from the exons ATGTTCAGAGCTGCCGTCCGACTCTCTGTCTCCGGTGTCCGGAGTTTAACCCATGCGCGACCAGGGTGTCAAG CTCCTTTGGTCTCGAGGTGTTACTCACATGGGAAGCAGGAGACAGATGAGGAGTTTGATGCCCGTTGGATCACTTATTTCAACAAGCAAGACATTGATGCATGGGAACTGAGAAAAG GGATGAACACATTGATCGGCTATGATCTGGTACCTGAACCAAAGATTCTTGCGGCAGCTCTGAGAGCCTGTCGGAGGTTAGATGACTTGGCTAGTGCCATCCGAATTTTGGAAGCTGTCAAG GACAAAGCCGGCCCCCACAAAGAGATCTACCCATACCTGATTCAAGAGCTGCGGCCAACGCTAGATGAGCTGGGAATCTCCACACCTGAAGAGCTCGGCATTGACAAATTATAG